The sequence CTACAATCGACGCCCTTGAGGACTTCTTGGATGCCGTAGGTCTTGCGCAGACCCTTGATTTCGAGAATGGTCTTGGCCATCGGGGGAGCCTTTTCAGGATGGCAAGGCGGTCTTGCGCTCGACATATTTGCCGAAGTGCTCGATGCCGTAGTTGACAATGAAATAAAGAGCGCCAGCCAGGAAATAGAACTGCAGGCTCATGAAATTGCGGGAAATGATCTCCTGCGTGCGCAGGAGAAGTTCCGCCACACCGATGACAGAAAGCAGGGTCGAGGCCTTTACCATCTCGGCTGCCGTGTTCACCCAGGACGGCAAGCACTGGCGCATGGCCTGCGGCCATAGCACGGAGGTGAAGGTCTGGGTGAAGGTCAGGCCGATCGCCTTGGCCGCTTCGGTCTGTCCCTTGGGAATGGCCTGAAGCGCTCCGCGCACGATTTCGCCGACATGCGAGGAGCAGAAGATCGCAAGTGCGAGGACACCTGCCGAAAACGGCCCGAGATCAACTCCGGCGGCGGAGGAGACGTAATAGCTCGCCAGCACGAGCACGAGCACCGGCGTGCCACGAATAACGTCGGTATAGGCGCGCACCGTTAAGCGCAAAACAGCACCGCCGTAGACGAGCGCCAAGCCGACGAAAACTCCGAGTATGGAACCAGCAAGGATGGCCAGCAGAGAGATCGATACGGTCATGCCGAGCCCGTTCATGATAACGTATCGGGCGATCCAGAATTGTTCGAGAAAGGTGTAAGACATCCGGGCTTACCTCGGCAGGGCCAGGCGGCCCTCGACGAAACGCATCGAGGCGGCGATGAGAAAACAAGTCGCGACGTAGAGGCCGGAGGTGACCATCCAGGTTTCCACGACTCGGAAGCTCTCGACGTTGATCTTGCGGGCCGCAAATGTCAGCTCAGGCACGGCGATGGCGGCGGCAAGCGATGTATCCTTGAAAAGCGAAATGGTCGTTGAAGACAGCGACGGCAGCACATTGCGCAGCATCAGTGGAGCGATGATGGAGCTGCGGATCTGCATCCCCGTCAGACCGATGGCGAGGCCGGCTTCCGTCAGACCTTTGGGAATTGACAGTAAGCCGGCCCGAAACACTTCAGCGAGATAGGCACCCGAATAAAGGGATAGAACCAGCACGAAGCTTTCCATTTTGTCGAGACGGACGCCCATCTGCGGCATCGCGAAATAGGCAAATAGCACCAGAACGAGGATCGGCAGGTTGCGGATCACCGTGACATAGAGCTGCGCTGATGCGATCGCGTAGCGGTTCTTCGACGTCAGCGCGAAGGCCGCGAAAAGACCGATCACCGCTCCAATCAAGATCGAGACCACCGCAAGGCCAAGGCTAAGCGCGAGCCCGCTCAACAGGAAATCGAAATTACGCCAAACGGCCGCGAAATTCAAAGTGTAACCCATGGCGATGCCTTCCCCTGAGGCTGAGGGAGCGGGAGACCGGCCCCGCTCCACACGGCTGTTATTTGAATTCGACCGGGAAGCCGATCTGAGGCGGGGTCAGGTCTTTGCCGAACCAGGTCTTGAAAGATTTGGCGTAGGTGTCGAATTCGACGCCGGTCATGGCTTCGTGCAGAGCGGTGTTGACGAAGTTCAGCCAATCCTGATCGCCGCGCTTGACGCCGCAGGCATAGGTTTGCGGGTTCCAGCCGTAGCCGGCATCCTTGTAGCGGCCCGGATTCTGGGTCATGTACCAGGCGAGCGACGACTGGTCTGTCGCCACTGTATCAGCGCGTCCAGATTCCAGCGCCTGATAAATCAGGTCGACGGATTCATATTGATCCACCTTCGCCTCCGGCAGAGCGGCATGCACCATGGCCTCCGCATAGACATTCTGCAGGACCGAAACCGTGACGGACGAGCCAGCCGCCTTCAGTGCGGCATAATCGCCATATTTCCCATCTGCTTTGAGCATCAGGCCCACGCCTTCGCGATAGTAAGGAATGGTGAAGGCAACCTGTTGAGCCCGCTCGCCAGTAACGGTCATGAATTGGCAGGTGATGTCCACTTTTCCGGTGGTTATGTTGGGGATGCGGGCGTCGGAAGACTGGTTCACATACTCGATTTTTTCGGGATCGCCGAAGAGTGCCTTGGCAATGATATGGCCCATGTCGACGTCGAAACCCTGAAGCTTGTCGTCGGCGCTCTTGAAATGCCAGGGCGCATTGGTGCTGCCGGTGCCAAGGACAAGGTGGCCTCGGGTAAGCACTTCATCGAGCTTGCTGCCCTCAGCGAGGGCTGGCGCAGAATAAAAAGCAGTGGCGACGGCCAGCGACATCGTGCCGGCGAGGAAGGAATAGGTCATCGTGTTCCCCTTGATTGACCGTTTTTCTGATAATCCAATATAGCGGACATGTGTCTGTGTTATCGGATTGACTTATCAAGGGGTATGAGGAATGACTTGTCAATAGGCATTGCCATAAAGATGTATCGTCATTGACGACGGGTTTTTGGCGGTCCAGCATTCTTCATACCGTTCTGCGAGGCTCCCATGCCCTTTTCTCCTAAAGATTTGACAATGATCGACACCCCCGCCGTGCTTATCGATCTCGACATCGCGAAGCGGAACATCCATCGCTTCCAGGCTTATGCAGACAGGCACGGCATCCGTGTGCGCCCGCATATCAAGACACACAAGCTGCCAGCCGTTGCAGAGATGCAGCTTGCGGCGGGCGCAATCGGCATTACCTGCCAGAAGGTTTCGGAAGCCGAGGCGATGGTTTGCGGCAGCAAAGCCATACGCGACGTACTGATCACCTACAATATTATAGGTGTTGCCAAGCTGGAACGCCTGAAGGCGCTAGCGGGAAAAGTAAAATTGTCGGTCGTCGCCGATAGCCGCGAGGTCGTCGACGGGCTCTCGGCGTCCTTCCATGCCGCGTCTGCGCCGCTGGCGGTGCTTGTGGAATGTAACACAGGCGCCAATCGCTGCGGCGTCGCGACGGTGGAGGAGGCCGAGGACCTGGCCGTCGCAATCCAGGCAGCACCCGGCCTCGTTTTCGGCGGGTTGATGACGTACCCGCCGGCAGGTGGCGAGGCGGGGGTCGAAAGTTTCATGAGGCAGGCCACCACCCGCATCAATGCGCGGGGACTGACGGTACCGGTTGTTTCATCCGGTGGTACGCCATCCATGATGCATGCCGCCGGCTCTCCGACGACCACGGAGTATCGCCCCGGAACCTATGTCTACAATGACAGATCTCTCGTGGCGCGTGGTGTCTGCAGCTGGGAGGATTGTGCACTGAGCGTGCTCGCCACCGTCGTCTCCGTTCCCGCACCGGACCGAGCGGTGATCGACGCCGGCTCCAAGACGCTGACCTCAGACTTGCTCGGTCTTGAAGGTTACGGCCATGTGCTCGGACGTGACGACGTAGCGATCGACCAGCTTTCGGAAGAACATGGAAGGCTGGTCAGCACCGGCGCGATCGGCCTTGCGGTCGGGGACAAGGTACGGATCGTGCCAAACCATGCCTGCGTCGTCACCAATATGGTTGAGGCCGTCATGGTCACGAGTGCCGAGCGGACCGGACCGGAAATCTGGCCCGTCGTCGCGCGTGGAAAAATTGTTTGACCAGCAGGCAGGACAGGAAGCCCTGGTGCGGGCACGCTCCCAAAAGCCAACCCACTTGTGGCCCTTGCAAGGCCGTCAGTGCTCTGCTCAGGGCTCAATCAGGCATGGCCGTGCACGAGGGCGCAAAAGGCAGTCTTGTCGATGGAAGGACAACTTTTCGCAAAGGTTGCCGAGACCAAAGAAGCCTTGCAGCAGCTTTGCGGCCCGTCTTCGGCGACGATCGGAAAATTATTGGCATAAAACGCATGGCGCTTTGAAAGTTTTTATGTAAAAACATCGTGTTAGCTCACATGCCTTTGAAGGCGCGATTAGAGTTCGTGACGGAAAAGTGGAACGCAAAGTCAATCTCAAAGATGTCGCGCGCGATGCGGATGTGTCCCTCAGCACAGCTTCGCACGCCCTGAACGGAACCGCCCCACTTACGGTCGAAGTGCGTGAGAGGGTTTTGAATTCAGCAAAACGTCTGGGTTATCTCGAGCGCCGAAGGAAGAGGGCGACGATTGCGGCGCTACGCGTTTTGCTTCTTGCAATTCCCGACGATGCCGCTCCGCAAAGTGACCTCAACTTGGTGAGCTGGACGATCCTCAACGGCCTTCGGAAGGAATGTGAGCGGCGCGGGATCAGAACCATACCCTTTGTCAGCACCGGCCGGAGAATCGATGGTAGTCAGGTAAGGCAGATTGCGCTTTCGGAGCGAGCTGACGGTATCGTCATCTTGAACGACGATCAGCCCGAACTCATCCGAAGCCTTGCTTCTGCCGGAATGCCCGTCGTCATCATAAACGGCGAAGATCCAGCCATGCTGGTCGATACGGTCACGCCGGAAAACCGCTTCGGAGCACGCCTCGGTATCGAGCATCTGCTCGCG is a genomic window of Rhizobium etli 8C-3 containing:
- a CDS encoding amino acid ABC transporter permease, with translation MSYTFLEQFWIARYVIMNGLGMTVSISLLAILAGSILGVFVGLALVYGGAVLRLTVRAYTDVIRGTPVLVLVLASYYVSSAAGVDLGPFSAGVLALAIFCSSHVGEIVRGALQAIPKGQTEAAKAIGLTFTQTFTSVLWPQAMRQCLPSWVNTAAEMVKASTLLSVIGVAELLLRTQEIISRNFMSLQFYFLAGALYFIVNYGIEHFGKYVERKTALPS
- a CDS encoding D-TA family PLP-dependent enzyme gives rise to the protein MIDTPAVLIDLDIAKRNIHRFQAYADRHGIRVRPHIKTHKLPAVAEMQLAAGAIGITCQKVSEAEAMVCGSKAIRDVLITYNIIGVAKLERLKALAGKVKLSVVADSREVVDGLSASFHAASAPLAVLVECNTGANRCGVATVEEAEDLAVAIQAAPGLVFGGLMTYPPAGGEAGVESFMRQATTRINARGLTVPVVSSGGTPSMMHAAGSPTTTEYRPGTYVYNDRSLVARGVCSWEDCALSVLATVVSVPAPDRAVIDAGSKTLTSDLLGLEGYGHVLGRDDVAIDQLSEEHGRLVSTGAIGLAVGDKVRIVPNHACVVTNMVEAVMVTSAERTGPEIWPVVARGKIV
- a CDS encoding transporter substrate-binding domain-containing protein, whose product is MTYSFLAGTMSLAVATAFYSAPALAEGSKLDEVLTRGHLVLGTGSTNAPWHFKSADDKLQGFDVDMGHIIAKALFGDPEKIEYVNQSSDARIPNITTGKVDITCQFMTVTGERAQQVAFTIPYYREGVGLMLKADGKYGDYAALKAAGSSVTVSVLQNVYAEAMVHAALPEAKVDQYESVDLIYQALESGRADTVATDQSSLAWYMTQNPGRYKDAGYGWNPQTYACGVKRGDQDWLNFVNTALHEAMTGVEFDTYAKSFKTWFGKDLTPPQIGFPVEFK
- a CDS encoding LacI family DNA-binding transcriptional regulator; translation: MERKVNLKDVARDADVSLSTASHALNGTAPLTVEVRERVLNSAKRLGYLERRRKRATIAALRVLLLAIPDDAAPQSDLNLVSWTILNGLRKECERRGIRTIPFVSTGRRIDGSQVRQIALSERADGIVILNDDQPELIRSLASAGMPVVIINGEDPAMLVDTVTPENRFGARLGIEHLLALGHRRILHLTWKGRTTIQRRYDGFSDAFLAAQLPVLEDMILEAEGYEPRHGEAAINALLDHDPDMRGATAIFCAADNLALGCLKALADRDIRVPEAISVLGFDDIVRGEFSRPPLSTISVPADRLGAAALALIEQRLIANDPHRPAHRLELGCHLVLRGSIAPPR
- a CDS encoding amino acid ABC transporter permease, with translation MGYTLNFAAVWRNFDFLLSGLALSLGLAVVSILIGAVIGLFAAFALTSKNRYAIASAQLYVTVIRNLPILVLVLFAYFAMPQMGVRLDKMESFVLVLSLYSGAYLAEVFRAGLLSIPKGLTEAGLAIGLTGMQIRSSIIAPLMLRNVLPSLSSTTISLFKDTSLAAAIAVPELTFAARKINVESFRVVETWMVTSGLYVATCFLIAASMRFVEGRLALPR